The Paenibacillus uliginis N3/975 genome has a window encoding:
- a CDS encoding S-layer homology domain-containing protein: MNKNFRRRLASLLSLTLILSLVTPWGSDVSAQTSGTPQPESISLVSQDGQQQLMLTDINADENILAQKSDYLAVFTSGARVTDDVYDEQVFIKTHDVAVVVDASGIVQKKYGPDGDPPTAWDPDEEVMIPKGGYIVVAGGSSWDASIHQKPLFHHYGVGDKIKLMRGETEVTAGDFLKPSPEPEPEPEPEPEPEPNPEPGTKPELVVNTPSETIVTIPLVEVSGYVKNYTEENGMKITINDKITPIAAGGSFRMNVYLNPGPNPITVRLLDNQGELATVSLNAIYDTSEQTEDYIEVEAAPADITIGVQGPRKRLSYIDKDVTGIENIIALFTSDFGASIVVPKFNVAVQVDVNNRVLQVINPSVNGKPPVWAGPTELAIPEGGYVLMAQDNSYAGNDIKRFLAEKFKAGDMIKLRKNGEVVSVKDLMSGNGWIAKLVLDNAPMYTVIENQTSVTGRIENMDDPSAIRLMVNDREVPFGEDGTFTYSYSLQAGTNYIDVKVLKNGTEQDKRSIVVFNRPGFTSDKEVILWVDQAANAKKFKTSENVREFLEQAKNGGTTAVVFDVKGVEGYASYKKNDLTGRPYVSEIKAPQKAGASPDLDLLQEFITHGHALGLKIHAAINVFAEGSIAHQEFAVLNDHLDWEERVHFAENNGEIKRLRESAKQGLVAFVNPSNDEVREYELKTFKEIIKNYDVDGVVHDRGRYDNEGADFSNETRVKFEQFLSARGKQLVNWPNDIFYYENNVRVNGPLIQDWWEFRSGTIQSFFGEVKAMVDSYEAESGREIKVSSYVGSWYETYFLNGVNWGSKNFRFDPRLGLLDESVYTPEYYETGYIEYLDFLMIGAYQTTSQEVKKYITLGNIVTNGEIPLYAGIALTNVQTPAMQREVFQAGLSTTNGLMLFDASQVNWPIVSAALQDREWVKDYQLGTSLPGNPTGFMEGNFYNVNRVEGNINVMTEEFGYSTGTNRFGVEVVVNASGEVTHVVNRDQAIRWSWGSPEENNSVIPPGGFVISTVDPSGIRTNRQLVANAYNKGDQVRSAVLSGLLDDEGKQTANSSVTVEGHVKVLGPGNVSVQFNGQPATVKANGDFTASIPLSTGSNRITFDVYVDQLKTNSKSLDIVRTSNGGETGPENPGNPGSPGSPVISTTPSVPTPPVAPERLTVKQETGRDGRTVTRADVNLELMLKEVEQLAKGEATSRKLQYTLKDKGDVVEINLPVSGLITAVRKLSAGEIVIDTPYGHLQIPLSSLQKAVSAGKDTKMLTVRIGKLEDQQEKRLNARLALEGTSKIGQTVDLELVFKQEEAELKFPGFSGGYAKFAMNLPGGNDLSRISAFKYDLASDRTTFVPSRIKTKEGQSYAELILSDGGIVSIGTREKSFNDLSGHWAQKDIMLLASRGLIEGVDSVRFAPNKPVTRAEFTSLLVRSLGLKKQSDSGVSFNDVHKEDWFADAIETAAGLGLIEGFVNGEFRPNEQITREQMSALLVRALKMAGKELDTTGAKETLRGFEDAEGIGAWSETAVAAVVKAGLMKGRSASRFVPQAHSTRAEAAAVLKRMLQSAGFIDG, translated from the coding sequence ATGAACAAAAATTTCCGGAGACGGCTGGCATCATTATTGAGTCTGACTTTAATCCTTTCTCTGGTGACTCCGTGGGGTTCTGACGTGTCTGCACAGACTAGCGGAACACCTCAACCCGAAAGTATATCATTGGTTTCTCAAGATGGACAACAACAGCTAATGCTGACAGATATTAATGCAGATGAGAACATACTGGCCCAGAAAAGTGATTATCTGGCAGTATTCACAAGCGGAGCCAGAGTTACGGATGACGTTTACGATGAACAAGTGTTCATCAAAACACATGACGTGGCCGTTGTAGTGGATGCCTCCGGAATCGTACAGAAGAAATACGGCCCGGATGGGGATCCGCCGACTGCGTGGGATCCTGATGAAGAGGTCATGATCCCGAAAGGAGGTTACATCGTCGTAGCTGGCGGCAGTTCGTGGGATGCCTCCATTCATCAGAAACCGTTATTTCACCACTATGGGGTTGGAGATAAAATCAAACTGATGCGTGGTGAAACGGAAGTTACAGCTGGGGATTTTCTGAAGCCGTCTCCTGAGCCGGAGCCAGAACCAGAACCAGAACCAGAACCAGAACCGAACCCAGAGCCGGGAACGAAGCCGGAGCTGGTTGTGAATACCCCTTCGGAAACCATTGTTACGATTCCCTTGGTCGAAGTCAGCGGTTATGTGAAGAATTACACGGAGGAGAATGGCATGAAGATTACGATTAACGATAAGATAACACCGATTGCAGCCGGCGGAAGCTTCCGGATGAACGTGTATTTAAATCCCGGTCCTAACCCGATTACAGTCCGGCTATTGGATAACCAGGGGGAACTTGCTACAGTTTCGCTGAATGCTATTTATGATACTTCGGAGCAAACCGAGGATTATATCGAGGTGGAAGCCGCGCCTGCGGACATCACCATAGGTGTGCAGGGACCTCGAAAGAGACTGAGTTATATCGATAAAGACGTAACTGGCATTGAGAACATTATCGCTTTGTTTACGAGCGACTTCGGTGCATCCATTGTAGTTCCTAAGTTTAATGTGGCAGTACAGGTCGATGTAAACAACCGAGTGCTGCAGGTCATCAATCCGTCCGTGAACGGTAAACCTCCAGTGTGGGCCGGGCCGACAGAGCTTGCAATACCAGAGGGCGGATATGTTCTAATGGCACAGGACAACAGTTATGCAGGTAATGATATTAAACGGTTCTTGGCTGAAAAGTTTAAAGCCGGCGATATGATCAAACTCCGGAAGAACGGAGAAGTAGTAAGTGTCAAAGATTTGATGAGCGGAAACGGCTGGATCGCGAAGCTGGTTTTGGATAACGCGCCGATGTACACGGTCATAGAAAACCAAACTTCGGTAACCGGCAGAATTGAAAATATGGATGATCCGTCAGCGATTCGTCTTATGGTCAATGATAGAGAAGTTCCTTTTGGTGAAGATGGGACTTTTACTTATTCTTATTCACTGCAGGCAGGCACGAATTACATTGATGTGAAGGTGCTTAAAAATGGTACCGAGCAGGATAAGCGTAGCATTGTTGTATTTAACAGACCCGGATTCACCTCTGATAAGGAAGTGATCCTGTGGGTTGACCAGGCGGCTAATGCAAAGAAATTCAAAACCAGTGAGAATGTACGTGAATTTCTTGAGCAAGCCAAGAACGGTGGTACTACAGCGGTTGTATTCGATGTGAAGGGAGTGGAGGGATACGCTTCGTATAAAAAGAATGATCTGACGGGGCGTCCTTACGTAAGCGAAATTAAAGCACCGCAAAAAGCCGGAGCGAGTCCCGATCTGGATCTTCTGCAAGAGTTCATTACGCATGGACACGCGCTTGGCTTGAAAATTCATGCTGCGATCAATGTTTTTGCCGAGGGTTCGATTGCGCATCAGGAATTTGCTGTGCTTAACGATCATCTGGATTGGGAAGAACGGGTTCACTTTGCTGAGAATAACGGGGAAATCAAACGACTTCGGGAGAGTGCCAAGCAAGGTTTGGTTGCTTTTGTTAACCCATCAAATGATGAGGTCAGGGAGTATGAACTGAAGACATTCAAGGAAATTATTAAAAACTATGACGTTGACGGTGTCGTTCATGACCGGGGACGTTATGATAACGAAGGGGCCGATTTCAGTAATGAAACTCGGGTCAAGTTCGAACAGTTTTTGTCCGCTAGAGGCAAGCAACTTGTCAATTGGCCGAATGATATTTTTTACTATGAGAATAATGTCCGTGTGAATGGACCGCTGATCCAGGATTGGTGGGAATTCCGGTCGGGAACGATTCAAAGCTTTTTTGGAGAGGTAAAAGCGATGGTCGATTCCTATGAAGCTGAGTCCGGTAGGGAAATAAAGGTTTCCTCTTATGTCGGATCGTGGTATGAGACATATTTTTTGAATGGCGTGAACTGGGGCAGTAAAAATTTCCGTTTTGACCCTAGGCTTGGTCTGCTGGATGAGTCTGTGTATACGCCTGAATATTACGAAACAGGGTACATTGAATATTTGGATTTTCTCATGATTGGTGCTTATCAGACGACCAGCCAAGAGGTCAAAAAGTACATTACACTCGGTAATATCGTAACCAATGGAGAAATTCCACTATATGCGGGTATTGCCTTAACGAATGTGCAGACACCCGCCATGCAGCGCGAAGTGTTCCAGGCAGGTCTCAGTACGACCAACGGGCTAATGCTGTTTGATGCTTCTCAGGTCAATTGGCCGATTGTGTCAGCAGCGTTGCAGGATCGGGAGTGGGTCAAGGATTATCAGCTTGGCACGAGCCTGCCTGGAAATCCGACTGGATTTATGGAGGGCAACTTCTATAATGTGAATCGGGTGGAAGGCAACATCAATGTCATGACAGAGGAATTCGGTTATTCAACGGGAACCAACCGCTTCGGCGTTGAGGTGGTTGTTAATGCCTCCGGCGAAGTAACCCATGTGGTGAACAGGGATCAGGCTATACGCTGGAGCTGGGGCTCACCGGAAGAGAACAACAGTGTTATTCCGCCTGGAGGATTTGTTATTTCAACCGTAGATCCTTCGGGAATCCGGACCAATCGGCAGCTAGTTGCCAATGCATACAATAAGGGTGACCAAGTACGTTCAGCGGTATTAAGTGGACTTCTGGACGATGAAGGAAAGCAGACGGCGAACAGCTCGGTGACGGTGGAAGGCCATGTAAAAGTACTCGGACCAGGTAATGTCTCTGTACAGTTTAACGGACAGCCAGCGACGGTGAAAGCGAATGGGGATTTTACGGCTTCGATTCCGCTTTCGACGGGTTCTAATAGAATAACCTTTGACGTGTATGTGGATCAATTGAAGACGAACAGCAAATCGCTGGATATCGTAAGAACCTCGAATGGTGGGGAAACAGGACCAGAAAACCCTGGTAATCCCGGCAGTCCAGGCAGTCCTGTAATTTCAACCACGCCTTCGGTTCCAACACCTCCTGTAGCGCCTGAGCGTTTGACGGTTAAACAGGAGACCGGTAGAGACGGTCGTACAGTGACACGTGCTGACGTCAATCTGGAGCTAATGCTTAAGGAAGTCGAACAGTTGGCAAAAGGGGAAGCGACATCGCGTAAACTACAATACACCCTGAAGGATAAAGGGGATGTTGTTGAGATCAACTTGCCCGTTAGCGGATTAATTACAGCAGTTAGGAAGCTCTCAGCAGGGGAGATTGTAATAGATACGCCATATGGACATCTCCAAATACCGCTGAGCAGCTTACAGAAAGCAGTATCGGCGGGGAAAGATACTAAAATGCTGACGGTAAGGATTGGGAAGTTAGAAGATCAGCAGGAAAAACGGTTGAATGCCCGATTGGCTCTGGAAGGAACGTCTAAGATCGGGCAAACGGTAGATTTGGAGTTGGTGTTTAAGCAGGAAGAAGCGGAGTTGAAGTTCCCTGGCTTTAGTGGGGGATACGCTAAATTCGCAATGAATTTGCCAGGTGGAAACGATCTGTCCCGAATTTCGGCGTTCAAATACGATCTGGCATCCGACCGAACCACTTTTGTTCCGTCACGTATTAAAACGAAGGAAGGACAGTCTTATGCCGAACTCATCCTGTCGGATGGTGGTATAGTGTCCATAGGGACACGGGAGAAGAGTTTCAATGACTTAAGCGGTCATTGGGCACAGAAAGATATTATGCTGCTTGCTTCCAGAGGGTTGATTGAAGGAGTGGATTCGGTCCGATTCGCACCGAATAAACCGGTCACTCGCGCTGAATTCACATCACTCCTCGTGCGGTCGCTCGGTCTGAAGAAACAGTCTGATTCGGGCGTCTCCTTCAATGATGTGCATAAGGAGGACTGGTTCGCGGACGCCATAGAAACAGCTGCTGGCCTGGGACTTATCGAAGGCTTTGTGAATGGCGAGTTCCGTCCGAATGAGCAGATTACGCGCGAACAGATGAGTGCTTTGCTAGTACGGGCGCTTAAAATGGCAGGTAAAGAGCTTGATACAACAGGAGCGAAAGAAACTTTGCGAGGATTCGAGGATGCGGAAGGGATCGGGGCATGGTCTGAAACTGCAGTTGCTGCAGTTGTTAAAGCAGGACTCATGAAAGGACGATCTGCAAGCCGTTTTGTTCCCCAGGCACATTCGACCCGGGCGGAAGCAGCTGCGGTGTTGAAAAGAATGCTCCAGTCAGCAGGTTTTATTGACGGGTAA
- a CDS encoding extracellular solute-binding protein, with the protein MIKKSAMLAVLLGFSLAVSGCGGGSTKTESETPKAETPKTASEGQKEDTKPGIRMIMQYGLFDPSKEFTSQLIKEKTGYDVQYEMLPAENPDEKLNLLVANKESFDVMKLNSAQFYNLATAGALEPLDELLEAHGNNINQAIKPESWGSATIDGKKYAIPEVGSGIAVGEELIVRQDWMDELGLSMPTNPDELYTVLKTIKEKKNITPLTGGNKDSLYGDIAWAFGVLTDWKEVDGKLVHKAELPEMKEFIAYMNKLYTEGLLDTEMPINTAQKAIEKFTSGKAAVYKLAWWNAGTTISALEQNSPDAKVSIIPYLKGKDGKAVAGVDAKTTWFIAIPKASKNKEEAMKFLNAKMEPETFKELAIGKEGVHHEVKDGKYYPILPKFNEDLGNGSSFLTGVDEEKYPIYWQARVRKDPVLQSYFETYQKNAEGIIVIDPMSTAPPIEAVSKNTLKLRTLLDDNMLKFISGSEPLEGYDKFLEQWRAEGGADMVKAANEWYQSAK; encoded by the coding sequence ATGATTAAAAAATCAGCGATGCTTGCCGTGCTTCTAGGTTTTAGTTTAGCCGTTTCAGGCTGTGGCGGCGGGTCCACAAAGACAGAAAGTGAAACACCGAAAGCCGAAACACCGAAAACCGCTTCTGAAGGTCAGAAGGAAGACACCAAGCCGGGAATACGCATGATTATGCAATATGGACTATTTGATCCGAGTAAAGAATTTACGAGTCAATTAATTAAAGAGAAGACTGGCTACGATGTTCAGTACGAAATGCTTCCTGCAGAAAACCCCGATGAGAAGTTGAATTTATTAGTAGCGAATAAAGAAAGTTTTGATGTGATGAAACTTAATTCGGCTCAATTTTATAATCTCGCAACAGCAGGCGCTCTCGAACCTCTTGATGAACTACTTGAAGCTCACGGAAACAATATCAATCAGGCGATCAAGCCTGAATCTTGGGGAAGTGCGACGATTGACGGCAAGAAGTATGCCATTCCTGAAGTGGGTTCGGGCATAGCCGTCGGCGAAGAACTGATTGTGCGTCAGGATTGGATGGATGAGCTTGGCCTCTCGATGCCTACCAACCCAGATGAGCTTTATACCGTTCTTAAGACGATTAAGGAAAAGAAAAATATTACCCCGCTTACGGGCGGCAATAAAGATTCGCTCTACGGAGATATCGCATGGGCTTTCGGCGTGTTGACGGATTGGAAAGAAGTTGATGGAAAGCTGGTCCATAAAGCAGAACTTCCGGAAATGAAAGAGTTCATTGCTTATATGAATAAGCTCTACACTGAGGGATTGCTTGATACGGAGATGCCTATCAATACCGCCCAGAAAGCCATTGAGAAATTTACAAGTGGTAAAGCGGCCGTTTACAAGCTGGCCTGGTGGAATGCCGGAACTACAATTTCAGCGTTAGAACAGAATTCCCCGGATGCCAAGGTGTCGATAATCCCTTACCTTAAAGGAAAGGACGGCAAGGCTGTGGCTGGTGTTGACGCTAAAACGACCTGGTTTATCGCGATTCCGAAAGCGTCCAAAAATAAGGAAGAAGCGATGAAGTTTCTGAATGCAAAGATGGAGCCGGAAACGTTTAAGGAACTTGCTATCGGAAAAGAAGGAGTCCATCACGAAGTGAAAGATGGAAAATATTACCCGATCCTGCCAAAATTCAACGAAGATCTGGGCAACGGAAGTTCATTCTTAACCGGAGTTGACGAAGAGAAGTATCCGATTTATTGGCAGGCCCGTGTTCGTAAAGATCCTGTATTGCAATCGTACTTTGAAACGTACCAGAAAAATGCGGAAGGTATCATTGTGATTGATCCAATGTCAACTGCACCGCCGATTGAAGCAGTCTCTAAAAACACCTTGAAGCTGAGAACGCTTCTTGATGACAATATGCTTAAATTTATATCTGGCTCGGAACCGCTGGAAGGTTATGATAAATTCCTTGAACAGTGGAGAGCTGAGGGAGGAGCCGATATGGTCAAGGCGGCGAATGAATGGTACCAGTCCGCCAAATAA
- a CDS encoding response regulator transcription factor, giving the protein MNLMIVEDEPRLRNSLANNIPWEEHGIDIVGLASNGVEALQIAERKMPDIMLVDVQMPEMDGLTLISKLKERQAGRALIKMIILSGHDNFEFAQQAMENGVSKYLLKPAGETVILKAVLEARDQLRFDLEQWKMTVELEQKWKDNLPNLQNNLMINWVRGKYTSREVLAKSRELYMDIKEDDQLAVAVIDLDPIPVDNTRFGLGDTELLQFTMYCLAKEILPHSFCRVCTDPDYDLMLVFGADPLRNPKDVMLHINSTVVKLLSQTKEILKLTASAGICAGTGGIEDMCHMYSQACRALQERVVYGHDIAIPYREEQSTNRQDMSGLSSLEKQLEIALETADEDHAMRALSQLWEEGFSQTESSEEFHEAVLYMNSLFTRLILKQGWRIRHVVEEDIVYFQNIKLLNTKMQTWSWLVRTVQKITDYMRQQRKTTSHQVVKEILSLIDKEIDQDITLHTVADRMYVNSSYLSRLFKQEMGTAFSAYVLEQKMERAKRVLQEGHKVYDAARLVGYRDVSYFTKVFRKYWGVNPGEFKL; this is encoded by the coding sequence ATGAATTTGATGATTGTGGAAGATGAACCTCGGCTAAGAAATTCGCTTGCCAATAATATTCCTTGGGAAGAACATGGTATCGACATTGTGGGTTTGGCATCCAATGGTGTGGAGGCGCTTCAAATTGCGGAACGCAAGATGCCGGATATCATGCTTGTTGATGTTCAAATGCCGGAAATGGATGGCTTGACGCTGATTAGTAAGCTCAAGGAACGTCAGGCAGGAAGAGCCCTCATCAAGATGATCATATTGAGCGGTCATGATAATTTTGAATTTGCGCAGCAAGCGATGGAGAACGGAGTATCGAAGTATTTGCTTAAACCTGCAGGAGAGACGGTAATACTGAAGGCCGTCTTAGAGGCGAGAGACCAGCTGCGGTTCGATCTGGAGCAGTGGAAAATGACCGTAGAGCTGGAGCAGAAGTGGAAAGATAACCTTCCGAATCTGCAAAATAATCTGATGATCAATTGGGTACGCGGCAAATATACGAGCAGGGAAGTACTTGCCAAGAGTAGAGAGCTGTATATGGACATAAAAGAGGATGATCAGCTCGCAGTGGCTGTTATTGATCTTGATCCGATTCCTGTCGACAATACAAGGTTCGGATTGGGAGATACAGAGCTGTTGCAATTTACAATGTATTGTTTGGCTAAGGAAATTTTGCCCCATTCTTTCTGCCGGGTATGCACTGACCCGGATTATGATCTGATGCTTGTTTTTGGGGCTGATCCGCTCCGTAATCCGAAGGATGTTATGCTGCACATCAACAGCACGGTCGTTAAGCTGCTGTCCCAGACGAAGGAAATATTAAAATTGACCGCAAGTGCGGGTATTTGTGCAGGTACAGGCGGGATCGAAGACATGTGCCATATGTATTCGCAGGCCTGTAGAGCATTACAAGAACGAGTCGTCTACGGCCATGACATCGCTATTCCTTACCGAGAAGAGCAGAGCACGAACAGGCAGGATATGTCTGGGTTGTCTTCACTGGAGAAGCAGCTTGAAATTGCACTCGAAACGGCGGATGAGGATCATGCGATGAGGGCATTATCCCAATTGTGGGAGGAGGGCTTTTCGCAGACCGAATCATCTGAGGAATTCCATGAAGCTGTGTTATACATGAACAGTTTGTTTACCCGGCTCATCCTGAAGCAGGGCTGGAGGATCAGGCATGTGGTGGAAGAGGATATTGTATATTTTCAAAACATTAAGCTGCTGAACACCAAAATGCAAACATGGTCCTGGCTCGTGAGGACGGTTCAGAAGATTACAGATTACATGAGGCAGCAGCGCAAGACAACGAGCCATCAGGTTGTGAAGGAAATTCTCTCTCTGATCGATAAGGAGATTGATCAGGACATCACGCTTCATACGGTAGCTGACCGGATGTACGTTAATTCCTCGTACCTAAGTCGTTTGTTTAAACAGGAGATGGGTACGGCCTTCTCAGCATATGTTCTGGAACAAAAGATGGAACGGGCAAAGCGGGTTTTGCAGGAAGGTCACAAGGTTTATGATGCGGCCCGTTTGGTCGGTTACCGTGATGTTAGTTATTTTACGAAAGTGTTTCGCAAGTATTGGGGGGTGAATCCCGGCGAATTCAAACTGTAA
- a CDS encoding carbohydrate ABC transporter permease, producing MKNHALRTRNGAGLSGTVKTSFGERCFAAFNYFFFILMGITTLVPFVNLIAKSLSSEEAVISGRVGLLPVGVQFETYKYVLQNSMFLTSLKTSVLLTVIGTILSLTMTTITAYPLSKVRLRGRKWLLLMFVFTMLFSGGLIPTYLLMHNLNLLNTLAVLFLPAMVNVFNMLIIKNYFEGLPDSLEESAKLDGAGNIRILIYIMLPLSLPVLATIALFFAVAFWNDFFAAMIYITSPELKPLQLYLKELFVSTSGDFLKNNVDAAINMTSQSIQASSILLATLPILIVYPFLQKYFVKGVLVGSVKG from the coding sequence ATGAAAAATCACGCCTTACGGACGAGAAACGGTGCTGGGCTTAGCGGAACAGTTAAAACCTCATTCGGAGAAAGGTGCTTCGCAGCCTTCAATTATTTCTTTTTCATCTTGATGGGAATCACAACGCTAGTTCCTTTTGTGAATCTGATCGCCAAATCCTTGAGCAGCGAGGAAGCGGTCATCTCTGGAAGAGTCGGTCTGCTGCCGGTCGGCGTACAATTTGAAACCTATAAATATGTGTTGCAGAATTCCATGTTTCTAACGTCTTTAAAAACGTCAGTGCTCCTCACGGTTATCGGTACGATTCTGAGCCTAACGATGACAACGATTACCGCTTATCCGTTATCCAAAGTCAGGTTGAGAGGGAGAAAGTGGCTGTTGTTGATGTTTGTATTCACGATGCTGTTCAGCGGCGGACTGATTCCTACATACCTGCTGATGCACAACCTGAACCTGCTCAACACACTGGCGGTGCTGTTTTTGCCGGCGATGGTGAACGTGTTTAACATGCTTATCATTAAAAATTACTTTGAAGGGCTGCCAGATTCACTTGAGGAATCTGCGAAGCTGGACGGAGCAGGTAATATCCGAATTCTGATCTATATCATGCTGCCGTTGTCCCTGCCGGTGCTCGCAACGATTGCTCTTTTCTTTGCGGTCGCGTTCTGGAACGATTTTTTTGCCGCCATGATCTATATTACCAGTCCGGAACTGAAGCCGCTGCAGCTGTACCTGAAGGAATTGTTTGTTTCCACCAGTGGAGATTTCCTGAAAAACAATGTGGATGCAGCCATTAACATGACATCGCAGTCCATTCAGGCATCATCGATTCTTCTGGCTACCTTGCCGATTCTGATCGTATACCCTTTCCTGCAAAAATACTTCGTCAAGGGTGTGCTTGTAGGTTCGGTTAAAGGTTAA
- a CDS encoding ABC transporter permease has product MKPGTNKLPMPHPKRGYMPRLWSDIWKEWDLYLLLVPGILFILLFKYTPMYGIVIAFKDFNIFTGLADSPWVGWKNFEKLFTSPDFALVFKNTVIISLLKIVILFPLPIIIALMLNEMKNMIFKRSVQTVIYLPHFLSWVIVSGLFIDLLSTNGGLVNKLLVSLNLEPIAFFLDNSVFRSVLITSAGWKETGWSTIVYLAAFSSIDPVLYEAAKIDGSGKWKQLWHITLPGIAPIIILMFILRLGSILEAGTEQILTMYNPVVYKVSDVIGTYVYRQGLGNQDYSFTTAVGLFEAVISFTLVIVGNSLSKKYLQRGIW; this is encoded by the coding sequence ATGAAGCCTGGAACAAATAAGCTGCCCATGCCCCATCCAAAGCGCGGATATATGCCGCGTCTGTGGTCGGATATATGGAAGGAATGGGACTTGTATCTGCTGCTTGTACCCGGGATCCTATTCATATTGCTGTTTAAGTACACACCTATGTACGGAATTGTTATCGCTTTCAAAGATTTTAATATTTTCACGGGCTTGGCGGACAGTCCTTGGGTAGGGTGGAAAAATTTTGAGAAGTTATTCACCTCCCCGGATTTTGCGCTCGTGTTTAAGAACACGGTTATTATTAGCCTTCTAAAAATTGTGATCTTATTTCCACTCCCGATCATCATCGCTCTTATGCTGAACGAGATGAAAAACATGATTTTTAAACGCTCGGTGCAGACGGTCATTTATCTCCCACACTTCTTGTCATGGGTTATCGTTAGCGGTTTGTTTATCGATCTGTTATCTACGAATGGCGGGCTGGTCAATAAGTTGCTTGTCTCGCTTAATCTCGAACCTATTGCCTTCTTCCTTGATAACAGTGTATTCCGCAGTGTACTGATCACTTCTGCGGGGTGGAAGGAAACCGGCTGGAGCACGATCGTTTATCTCGCCGCCTTCAGCAGCATCGATCCGGTGCTGTATGAAGCCGCTAAAATTGATGGATCCGGAAAATGGAAGCAATTATGGCATATTACACTTCCTGGTATTGCCCCGATTATTATTCTGATGTTCATTCTGCGTCTAGGAAGCATATTGGAAGCAGGAACCGAACAGATACTGACCATGTACAATCCGGTCGTTTATAAAGTTTCTGATGTTATTGGTACTTACGTGTATAGACAGGGCCTTGGCAATCAGGACTACAGCTTTACGACGGCAGTCGGTCTGTTCGAGGCGGTTATTTCGTTCACACTCGTTATCGTCGGTAATTCATTAAGTAAGAAATACTTGCAACGGGGAATTTGGTGA